The region CACTTGCCAATGAGAGGAACCGAAAGTGATGTCTCAGGGACCTTCTGAGCAattaggaagaggaagacagtcTGAGCCAGCAAGACAGAGATGGACACAGTCAACTTTTGTCCCCCGGCTGTAAAGGGGACAACAGAGTCTTAGGGGACAGGAGACATTTAGAATCGCTTACTTTACAATAAAATGGTCTAATAATATTACACAGGGTCAAAACGGATCCAAATGAAGCGATGCCAGTCTTTCCTCTGAGATCCAGATAATTGAACGACCTTCATCATACCCTCCTATGTTAAAACTCTCCTCTGTTCAACATTTCCTGGTCTCCAGGGGAATCATTTCCCTGCTCAGAAAAACGCTCTGGCAACCTTTTTACATTAGAATAATTGGCGGCAACAATATTTGGCTGGGATTTACTTTCAGACCTTGAGCAGGTAGGAAGTAGGCCAGCACCACCAGCGAGGATATGAGCGAGCAGGGCAGGATGATGTTAATGATGTAGAACAGGGGCTTCCTTTGGATGACCAGATTGAACAAGATCTCCTGGTACTCCAGGTCATCTGGGGAATACCGCATGTTGACCATCTTCCTGGCTGGACGATGGACAATGGCCCACTCGCCGTTCTCTGAGTGTTAGAAGCAGAATAAGCTGAGGCTGATTTCTGCGTTCAGAATATGACAAAAGGATGTTTGTGTACCTGTGAAAGCTTCTGGGTCAATGTCCACCCACTCAATAGTCCCGTTTTCTTCTGTGAGGGCCAAGATGAGGTCCACCTCATTGGCACTATACGTCTGGGATCTGATTTGGAGGATTTCATGGAGTAAATTCTCACTAAATCTTGCATGGGTAAGAACGTTGCATTTAAAGGTGAAATAAGTGCGCGGCACCTGAACGCCAGGGTGCAGTTCTGATAGTCGAATGGAAAATAGGTGATTTCGATGGAACAAGTGCTGCGATAAATAGCTGGGGGTAGCCAGTACATCCAACCGTTGCTGCTGATCAACACGTTGGCGTAGTAGGCCACGTCAAACTTGCCATCGATGCTGCAGACATAAAGATTAGAAGCAGATCATTCGCTAAAGCATCTGCACGATAACGCCGTAGAAATTCCAGGAACAGTCAGTGTTGGCCCACTTGTTCTCAAGGACGATGTCAGGGAGCCAAACCGTCTTGCATGGGACGCGGATGACTTGAATGCCGTAATATTTCGATTCATTCCAGGAGAGTCGGTGATCCAGCCACTGCTGTAGAAGACATTTGCGCAGCCTGAGTAACCCCAGTACTGAAACGTTGCCAGCATGATCGAAAATGTCAAGAGAAAACTCACAATCTCAATCCACACATTGGTGGTAAGAGTCTCCTCCTTTTCATTCTGTGGAATTAGTGAAGATCGTATTTTCTCAAAATGAAAATCGctataaacatttttattaggtGGGCTTGGACTACTCACCAGGGAGATAAGGTTAGTGAGGGTCAGCTTGATCTGAACCTCCACCTTGTCTTCGGGATGAACCACAGGCCGAATATTCTTGTTGTAGTCTTTGAACAAGTCCTTGATCAGCTCAGTCTCCTCATTGCTCTGCACTGCACGAAATAAAGAGACAAGAGACTGAGCAAACTAATCTGCTGGCATTCATTATAATTGGCATCGTAGCGATTCAGTTAAATACATATATTACCCAAAGACttctcggtgtgtgtgtgtgtgtgtgtgtgtgcgtgtgtgtgtgtgtgtgtgtgtgtttgggggggtcaCAACTTTCCCACAGGTTGGTTTACATCCATTTGATGCTATAAAAACAGTGAAACATCAGGAGTGACAGCTGAGATCTCCTCATGCTGGCCTCCGCTGGACGTACATGCAGAAATACAAACCCATGACTTTGCTACGCACTCTTTCACAAGCTGTGTTTCCAAATATTATGATATGTATGCTTGGTTTTTGTTTGTACTTTACAGGCTGCGACCTGTATTATCCATCCTTGGTGAATTCGTCACACAGTTACTGCACTGGCATGGCCCAACAAGTAGCATCTAGCTTGTAATCCTTCAAATAATAAAAGGATTGCTCAACAGTAAGTATTTACTCGGTTTTATGTGGCCTGAGCAGCTTTATGGCCAGCATTTGCACATTATGGTGATGACAGTTTATCATTTACCATCATCTTTCAGCTGTGGCTTGTGGCCACTGTCCTTAGCAAATTAGCTGTGGAAACGCATCAGAGTGCTTCGGCGCCAGCTGCAGCCCGAGAGAAGGCGCAGCGGTTTACTGGCTGAACACTCGGGAGACTTTGGGCGGTTGTGAAACCACATGGCAGTCAGGATGCATGTCTCTAAATCCAAGCAAACTCCAACAAAAGCATTGCATTATAAGCTACTGCATGATTTCATTAATGCTACCTAATGAATATGTTCCGTGCTCACAGCTTCATTTGATTGCTACAGCCCCACTTTGTTCTGCTCTTCAGCCACACTTGATTTCAGTATAAACGTGACAGGTTATTTCCAACCTGCTGCCTCTTCCCTCCCCCACCTGTCACCATCTATAACTCAAGCGGCACAGCAGCTGGGAAACTTGAACCTGGCACGTTAAATCGTGGGTCATACGCCAATGATGATCACCAATATCAACATTTACCACAAACAtgaatgtgtaaataaataacagagtaGCCGATACATCATATCTGCAAATACgtcctctctctgctgcagaaatgtcTCACATAGTCCCGTGTTGTAATTGTAATCCTCTCATGGGACAATCTGTGCGACTGTGGCTGCATGTTCAGATCTTCAACGGGGCTTTGACcacaagaaaaaaaccaaaaagctCTTACTTCAAACGCGATAGTTGAAGTAAGGATGTGAGTTATGCAGCCACATTTTATACTCTAGAATGTTTTTTATTACAAAAACGCTCCCTTGAGAGCCCAACAAAGAGATTAGGTCACCGAAGGCcagggtgtgtttgtgggtttgtttgttttttacagaaCTATATGTGCTCTAATGGTGAGAAATCACAGATAACATTTGGTGTCCGTGCTTTGAGCTGCTCACTTCCTACAGCTGTCACTGAAGCTGTCAGTGGGACCCAGAAGAAACTAGAGACAGAGCCCACAGGTGACCTCTGAGGGAATGTGGACTCCGCCGATGACAAAATGGTCAAACGGGTTGCGTACCACCCAAGTCTGACATTTAAATCATTAGGCACTGGCCCTGAGTTCAAATGCACCCTTTTAggtaaaaataaagataaagcagcacagcaggtcAGGGATGAAAGAACTGGAGTTAAACATTACTGTTGGCTGCTGAAATGCCACATTTACCTCAGATAACCCCATTGTTTGCAGGGATTTGCATGATTTTAAGAGCTAGAGAACACCTTATTTTTTCttatagtttttcttcttttggtgCAGAAGGAGTGCAGAAGGCTTCTGATATAAAGTTCTAATTTTATAagacaattaaataaaatattccaaGTGAAAGTGGCATGTTGTGGCAGCTACCAGCCTTGTTTTTGGAGTCCATGTGAGTCACATCCAGGCTAGACCAGTAATATCAAGGAAGAATTCACACTCGTGCTGTGTCAGATCTTTTTATCCCACCCTGGTGACCTTTACCAAGGTCCCTGTGGTCAACATGTTTTTCACGAAAATCACCAAAAACCAGTCTCAAATCACATTTTCCCCAAATCTCTCATTATATCTGAGGCTTTGGCGTCTTCTTCGCCACAGCCTGTCTGCCCTGcagttttatttcctgtcacagAGTCCATCTGTGCCTACAGCTCCACACCCTCCAGAACAGCTTCCCTCATGGAAACGAAATACACAGACGATTGTATTTATCAGTGTTTTGCActcatttaacatttttttcctgcatcaGCCACAGTCAATCAGGAAACGagctgctgtaaaataaaactacGTTTGCTTGAGTGGAGACAAGTTTCTGTGTTTCTACCAACCATAGAGGCTCGCAGCTATGCTCTCCTTTCAATCCTGTACACAAACACGATTGCTGACAAGAGCATGTGTGCATGTCTTGTCTTGTACGTGGAGGGATTTTATTCACCAAAGAGCTGCCCGTACCACGGATTGAATTCATGCACATGAAAGGACCTTGGGTGGATGCACATAAGGCATTCAGTGCTTAGTCAGTGGAGATGTGCCCAATGTTTGCCACCACGCCACTTACCCTCAGATATTAGGGTCCCGAGAAATAGTACAAATCCATAGAACATCCCCAAACCTGGAGCAGCCATTATGTCCCTCTTCACTGCCGAGCTCCGTTCAAATATTGAGTTTAGGATAGAGAAAGTGAGAGAGCGTGCGAGCAAGGGAGAGTAAAGACATGGAGGAAGAGCCCTAAATCCCTCCACCCAACACCCTGACTGTCACCCCGGCCGGCTGTCGCTGTCCGTGGCTCAGGTTACACGGCAGCTGGGAAGCACTAAAGCTGGACTCCAAGTCACACTGGTCACCCACAATAACCATCATCACGATCATTAGACAACATCTCTTGTGCTGAAGCCTGGCAGGTCATTTCTGAATGTCACACTGGCTGCAAATATAGCGATTAATAAAGTGGTGGATGGATTTCTAATAATCAAGCCTCTCATACCAGTGCTTGATAAGGTGTTGGTACTTACACAGCAGGAGAGTGTCTGGATCAGGTGGAAATGCTGGAGGCAGACGATGCTTGGAAAATTCATGGCGACACAAAGTCAGTCACGACCTCCTGCAACAGACGCAGGTCAGGCAGCAAAGACAAACCTTTAAAGCACCTGCTGAGATGTGTTTTAAATCCATAGGCTGGATTTTTGATCTTATAATTAGTCCTGTGAGTAATATAAGTCGTGCTGCTCGGTGACAAGGGCATCACTGATTTTTGGAATGTGCCATGTGAGTTACAAAGTATGTGATGAACTTCTAAATATACATTTAGTGAAACAGAGATGAGCTTCTTTAAGGTAACCGGAGCCTCATTTAGGGGATCGCGGGTCTCCAACCTCCGTTCGAGCCTCAGAGGGTGAAGGAAGTGTGGATGCGTTCAGCTCGAGTTGGCCcacaaaaatgttgctgcagtgaaaacaaaacacactgcagagatcaggaggaagtgacatcatgaaCTCTTTTCTCCAATTTCCTGTTAACCTATTGAAACAGATTTGCTTAATTGTCTTTTTGGCGCTTAgaaatgccccccctcccttcagcCGAATGGTTCCATGGACTAAAAAATCCCCTCCCAGCCAATTCATTAGTGCCCTGCTTTCACACTCTTCCCGCCCCTCCCTGCAGAACCCCCCTGTATTGTTCAGACCACATGTGCGCTCCTCAGTGCACAGTGGTGTGGCTCTAATACGGGGTTGAGCGTCTGTTCACCTCCccccaaagcagcagcagacccAGCAGACGGGGGTCTAACGGTGTAGGGAACACCAACATCCTTTTACTTCCTGGACCTCAGACTCGACCAACTGATGCAaagaaacatttgaaaatgagaTAGAACATAAACGAAATGAGCAGATCTGTTGAAAAACGAGGAGGAGATTctcctttaaaaacaaaaaatagtTGTGTAGTTGGTACATGTGGCTATTTTTGAACAGATACGGGGAGGTTGGTTATTCTGTTATTCATTGACAAATACGGCTGCGATATCAGCCACAAAAAGGAGATTGTGTTATCCTGCAGATGGACCGATGCAGAGGTGTGGGTggcaggaaaattaaaaaaaaaaaaaaaaaatagaactaGATCCGGACAAAGGATTGTTTTTTGCTCGACGAGACTGGAGATATGACCTGATACGGGATTTTTCCACGGAAAAGCTCTGCTGaatatgcttgtgtgtgtgtgtcgccgtTTTTATTGGCGAGTGTGTGAATGAGAGGACCAAGAAAAGCGAGGTGGGAAGGAGGAGGGTGTGTAgcggtgggaggagaggagaggcgacgGTTTACTCGTGCTGGCCGGGAACATAGCGCATTTCTGGGAGACGCATGTGGAGGAACGGGGGTTACTGGCGGACACGCCGCGTTGGCGTTGCTTTATCAGCTATTGGCTGCTCACGACTGATCTCTGAACCCTCAGATTGAGCAACGCTACAAAAAGGCAGACGGCTCCAGCAAAGGAGGGATAGCGGAGGTGAATGAAGGAAAAGTCACCAGACAGAcgcacagaaaaagaaagaaggacgCAGGCTTGAGGGTGTGACAGGGGAGGACAGCTATGGAAGAAACCAACACTGGAGGAGCTTTGTCTCAGGTCTGAGGGAACTTTCCTTTTGGATTGAGCAAGAGGGTATGAGAGAtttgggaggagaagggggggttaGAGGCAGGGGTCTGATAGGAAGTAATAGTGGTGACAGGCAGCGCGAGGGGACAAGGACCCATGTGAGACGCGGAGCAATTTCATTCTAGGGACACAGAAGGACCAGACCGGCAGAGGGAGGCAGATGTTTTTCAGGATGGGTGTAAAGAGCAAAGCTGCAGTGGCCATCGTtgtcctgttgctgctcctcgGCTCCCTGTGGCTGCGTGAGTAATTctctttctgagtgtgtgtgtgtgtgtgtgtgtgtgtgtgtgtgtgtgtgtgtgtgtgtgtggtgtgtgtgtgtgtgtgtgtgtgtgtgtgtgtcgtttctgtgctctgctatTAATCTATACAATCCATCCCTTGTCTGAACCACATATTCCTCAGGTCACGTATGTCTCACATGTTCCATGGCAGCAGGGTTGAGAACTGGGTCTTCGGCTTGTGAAAAACCAATTACTTTATAACCCAGAGTAGATAATTGAACGTTTATATAAAAGTATATAATTTGATCCGGATATGCTGGAAATAAGGGTAATTTGGGTGTGAGGGACAATGTTTCGCTCAATGCTCAGGCCAAGGGAATAGTTGACAGTAGGGAAGAAGTGTAACAAAGTTCAACCACGAACATGtgatctcttttcttttctttcattttttttcctcttttcctccacagTTCGGATTAAATTCTCAGATTTAGGAGATTTGGGGGAGCCAGCTGACTCTGCTGTCCCGAGCACTGCAAGCTAGCAAACGTACATTTCGATCCAAATGCTTTTCACTACACTTTGCACCCTTCTTTCGGTTTATGGAAACGTTTACATGAGGACACTGACAATATCTGCCATCATGAAGCCCTCTGACAGGAACACGGCCGCTCTCTGATGCAGCATTGATTATTTTCTAGTGTGGTGGTCTCTGGTGCGTAGTCAGGAGAGATTACAGCGTGTGGATCTTGTGACCTGGGGCAAAACCAGGTCAGAGCATTTAAAGGAGCACCAAAGGCGATGCCAGTTATTATTTTGACGCACATTAAAaggaacttcctgtttgagtcaTCTGTAACGGCGAGGTTTGCTTTGGCACGGGCGGGAACGAGGTGATGATTTAAACTCAACATTCCGAGATGCTGTTAAAGGAATGTTGTTTGCAGCTGCAAGAGCGCGCTGCGCCGATTTAAAAGAAGACAAGGATAACGAGACGCCGTCTCCTGTCAGTGTCCAAATCAATCACCACAAATGTACGAATTGAACTAATTCCATAAACTTTTCTTAATAAACCTGTCTTGGTCTTGGATTTTAGAGGTTCTGATGTATCAGTACTGCAGCCAGCCACAAGGTGGGGTTGAGAATTGTTGGCCACTTTAATGCTGTGTGCAGccgcagaaaaataaaacccaaaaacatGTATGTATGGAGGGATAGTGATAAAAGACTTTTCTATGGACTCTGCATGCATGTAACCCAGAACGGACGCGCCGTGCGTTTGCTCCATGGCTCATGTTTTTCCACGTGTCATGAACACGGACCGCGGTAAGGGAGCGTAAAACATCCAAGCTCTATAATTATCTGTCTTTTTCCGTCAGCAGGATGGCCCGTGAGTGTCACACGGCATCAATCTTTCTTATTAAGCCATTACAGTAAAGTAATTTGTCCTATGGAACCAGCCTGTGTAAAAAGGCTAATTTAAAAACGAGGGCTTGTTTGCTTAATGGGATCTCTTTTTTCAGGGAGAACGTCTGTACAAACAGAAACCGTTCGTTGATCTTTCCAATGTCTCTCCACAGAGGGAGGTTTGGATTACCACTGGGAATCTTGTTTAAAAGGTTACGATCAGCAAAACAAGGTAGGGACAAAGGCTTCCAAAACTTCCTGCACAAGGCCGACTTTTGGGTACAAGCAGACGATCAACGTTGCCTCATGTCTCTTTcccatctttctttctctctattGCTTCCCAcgaccctcccaccccccccttaCCCCACTCTCAGCATCACCACTTACACAACTGCAGTGGGCCCACTGCGCCTGGGGGCACCCACGTTCTGAAGGAGTGTCTGGGACAGAACTTCCAGGTGTCGATGCTACTTTCCCACCTGCTGGCTTCACCGGCCTACAGCTCTGACGTGCTGATGCAGCCATATTTGTCCAGCTGGGATGAGCTCGTCAAGTAAGATTGCAAGATAAGACATGGCGACGTGTTAATAGAGCCATCAAACAAGGGAGTTCAGGGATTTATGGTTAGAATCTGGACTCTGTAAGATAATTAATCTTGTTTTATGTTCCTCCCCCAGATTTATGGGTGCTCTGGGTCCAGTGGTGGGACTGATATCCAAAGAAATACAAACCAAGACCAATATTATCCGTGAGCTGGCCCTGTTGTCTGAGAAGAGCCCCGAAGCAGAGATGGTCCCAGATGAACACCTGACAGGTCTGAACAGTCAGGATGCAATTCAGTCCGGGCTGGATCCCCTGAACCACAATCGTGCCTATCACTCAGTGCATTCCATGATCCAGTCAGAGCTGAACCGAGGTGTGGTGGACTTTCACCGCCCGACGGACTCTGGGTGCAGGACTCTTCTGCGTCTGCATCGTGCGCTGCTTTGGCTCAGGCTCTTCCTGGAGAAACTGGCTGAGATGTCAGAGTCGGGCCGACTCAGGAGCCCCGCCGAGCTCTGCCGCGAGTCCTACCAAAACACCCTCTCAAAGCACCACACCTGGTTAGTCCGCAGGGCCGCCGAGCTGGCCTTCATCGCCATGCCCGAGCGGGGCTTCTTTTTCAGGCTGGTGTGCGTGGGGAACCAGCAGGAACTGAATGTGGTGCTGACAAAAGTGGTCCGAGCCATCGATGAGGTTTATAACAGGACGCAGAAAGCCTTGGACGAAAACGGCATGCTGGACTTGCCGTAGAAACCCCTCAAACTGGaatttttaaacatattttatgTCTTCCTTGTGGTTCTGGGCATCTTAAGAGAGATAAACAAGGAGACGTGACTCATATATTTTTATTCCAGCTCTGTGACTGTGCTGTTTCTAGTCTGCTGGCACCGACGGCCAGTTTGTGGCTCAGCTGAACATGCAGCTCTTCAGATTTTAACACCATCTCCTTCTAACTTGTCACCTTAGAGGCCTTCGTATGTCTGACTAAACACAGAGCGTAAATGATTTAAACACGTGGAAGCAGTAACATAAGTCCTGCACGTCCACGTTTAGTCCTCAGACTGCACTTAAAATGTATACTGTATACTTTAAATCAGTAGTTTGAAAGCTACCTCAATTATGGCAGAGGATATGATCAActgtactggggggggggggggggtgctgtagTCCTTTAACACTGATTTATCACAATCATAATGATCTGTTTAAATACTTTTACCCAGTTTTAAGGATTTCGGTTCTGGAAAGTTGGAATTTTGTCTTTAAGACGTGTGCCAACAGGGGTGTTTCCAGCATGGAGGACACGTCTGCTTTTTCTTTCCTGGACGCATCACGTTGAAAGCGGCAGCGTATCTGATGCCATCAAATGGCTGCATATGATTTAGAATGACCACACTGTGATGTATATGGGAGTGTGTGACTTGAGCTGTATGCAACCATCAATCCACAGAAAACTTTTTTTCTGGACTGCTGCAAAGACTTCTTCCAGGTTTCATGATTCTGGTGAGCCAGTGAGGAAAAAGTTGTGTCTGACACAGAGCTGCGGGACTAACGGGGGATCTTTCAAGGTCAATGAGCATTTGTGGGATGACCTTGTCAAAAATGCTGGCAACGCTCTTCAGTTGAACCACCAAAGAATAAAAAAGTTAAACCCAGAATGGCATTTAATTACCATGTTTCAGTTTGTGTGCACAGGTTAGCGTTGATATTCAATGGGATGGCAGGCTACAGGGATTACAGAGGATGAGATTACAATAGATTATATCCAACTCTTGCTAATTTTGACCGTTCTATCCCCTACAAAGGGCACACTACATTTAACATGATTAATTTCACACATAATGACTCATCTTATTACCACGAACGCATCTCACCATTTTAATCAACCTAAAAAAATACCAGCAGGCAGAGACAATAATGGGGGTGACTGGGTACCCTtaaatgacatttatttatgcatctatCCTGGTTTGCAGTAAAACATGAGcaaaaatatacacacagaAAGAGCAACAACTAAAAAGCCAGAGTGAAAATATACTCTTCCCTTTAGAAGAGCAGAGTTCATGGACCTTTGCTTGATCTGAGGCAATATGATTTAAGACAATAACATCATGTGTGTCTGTTAAAGCAACTGCTAAATTATTCCCTTTCATATTTGGACcttgatgttgctttattccGAAAGATTTTTCAAAGTTTTGCACGTTACAGTTGC is a window of Takifugu flavidus isolate HTHZ2018 chromosome 14, ASM371156v2, whole genome shotgun sequence DNA encoding:
- the chrne gene encoding acetylcholine receptor subunit epsilon isoform X1, with translation MAAPGLGMFYGFVLFLGTLISEVQSNEETELIKDLFKDYNKNIRPVVHPEDKVEVQIKLTLTNLISLNEKEETLTTNVWIEIQWLDHRLSWNESKYYGIQVIRVPCKTVWLPDIVLENNIDGKFDVAYYANVLISSNGWMYWLPPAIYRSTCSIEITYFPFDYQNCTLAFRSQTYSANEVDLILALTEENGTIEWVDIDPEAFTENGEWAIVHRPARKMVNMRYSPDDLEYQEILFNLVIQRKPLFYIINIILPCSLISSLVVLAYFLPAQAGGQKLTVSISVLLAQTVFLFLIAQKVPETSLSVPLIGKYLIFVMCVTTLIATNQIVVLNFSLRSPNTHTMSQTIKHVFLEMVPRFLCMPPLVDESEATTEVNGIRERRRSSFGLMQRAEEYVLKQPRSEMMFDKQRERHGLTRSIVDNIDVTSTANLYKSLAQAAPEIKQCVDACNFIADSKRQQNTIGSEIESWVLIGKMIDKVCFWAAILLFIIGTVAIFLMGHFNRAPDFPFPGQNKKYVPSSTETF
- the gltpd2b gene encoding glycolipid transfer protein domain-containing protein 2 produces the protein MFFRMGVKSKAAVAIVVLLLLLGSLWLQGGLDYHWESCLKGYDQQNKHHHLHNCSGPTAPGGTHVLKECLGQNFQVSMLLSHLLASPAYSSDVLMQPYLSSWDELVKFMGALGPVVGLISKEIQTKTNIIRELALLSEKSPEAEMVPDEHLTGLNSQDAIQSGLDPLNHNRAYHSVHSMIQSELNRGVVDFHRPTDSGCRTLLRLHRALLWLRLFLEKLAEMSESGRLRSPAELCRESYQNTLSKHHTWLVRRAAELAFIAMPERGFFFRLVCVGNQQELNVVLTKVVRAIDEVYNRTQKALDENGMLDLP
- the chrne gene encoding acetylcholine receptor subunit epsilon isoform X2, coding for MAAPGLGMFYGFVLFLGTLISEVQSNEETELIKDLFKDYNKNIRPVVHPEDKVEVQIKLTLTNLISLNEKEETLTTNVWIEIWLDHRLSWNESKYYGIQVIRVPCKTVWLPDIVLENNIDGKFDVAYYANVLISSNGWMYWLPPAIYRSTCSIEITYFPFDYQNCTLAFRSQTYSANEVDLILALTEENGTIEWVDIDPEAFTENGEWAIVHRPARKMVNMRYSPDDLEYQEILFNLVIQRKPLFYIINIILPCSLISSLVVLAYFLPAQAGGQKLTVSISVLLAQTVFLFLIAQKVPETSLSVPLIGKYLIFVMCVTTLIATNQIVVLNFSLRSPNTHTMSQTIKHVFLEMVPRFLCMPPLVDESEATTEVNGIRERRRSSFGLMQRAEEYVLKQPRSEMMFDKQRERHGLTRSIVDNIDVTSTANLYKSLAQAAPEIKQCVDACNFIADSKRQQNTIGSEIESWVLIGKMIDKVCFWAAILLFIIGTVAIFLMGHFNRAPDFPFPGQNKKYVPSSTETF